The following are encoded in a window of Candidatus Babeliales bacterium genomic DNA:
- a CDS encoding type II toxin-antitoxin system RelE/ParE family toxin, with translation MSSSISFKNYHVQWLKVALKAIESIPNQERAKILEKTKFLAINQDQLDIKKLKGYKSVYRIRSGDYRIVIEVSKEEKTIYVTAIGHRKHVYDLVKKLFLIFGISSMFGLHS, from the coding sequence ATGAGTAGTTCTATTTCTTTCAAAAATTATCATGTTCAATGGCTTAAAGTTGCACTTAAAGCAATTGAATCTATTCCAAACCAAGAAAGAGCTAAAATTTTGGAGAAGACTAAATTTTTAGCAATAAATCAAGACCAACTTGATATAAAAAAACTCAAAGGCTACAAATCTGTGTACAGAATTAGAAGTGGTGACTACCGCATTGTCATAGAAGTTTCAAAAGAAGAAAAAACAATTTATGTGACAGCAATTGGACATCGCAAACATGTCTATGATTTGGTTAAGAAATTGTTTCTTATCTTTGGCATTAGTTCAATGTTCGGGCTACATTCATAA
- a CDS encoding Rpn family recombination-promoting nuclease/putative transposase — translation MFFLDPMIDIAFKKLFGDQAKQEIVISFLNSVLGCKEGEKIVKVVITDPYNTPDTKWLKTSIVDVRCVDQSGKHYVIELQVESQDDYPERSQYYAALAMARQLKIGGEYESVMPVIFIGVLDFNIFEDAEYLTHHKILNTKTHTHSLRHLEFHFIELRKFNKTLEDLDNLVDKWIYLLKNASTLNTIPKQFKSTVALKEAMEVLEEGNMSPEELSAYDHFIDARRVAKSIKKTQIRHGMRQGIKKTQRSIALNLLSQLSIDHVARATGLSVDEVKKISASLDSVKKKKNKKTSR, via the coding sequence ATGTTTTTTTTAGATCCAATGATCGATATTGCCTTTAAAAAACTTTTTGGTGATCAAGCAAAACAAGAGATTGTAATAAGCTTTTTGAATAGCGTTTTGGGGTGCAAAGAGGGAGAAAAGATTGTTAAGGTGGTAATTACTGATCCCTACAATACTCCGGACACAAAATGGCTCAAAACAAGCATTGTTGATGTTCGCTGCGTTGATCAAAGCGGTAAACATTACGTTATTGAGCTGCAAGTTGAAAGCCAAGATGATTATCCCGAACGAAGCCAATATTATGCAGCGCTGGCCATGGCTCGACAACTTAAAATTGGTGGAGAATATGAAAGCGTTATGCCGGTAATTTTTATTGGCGTTCTTGATTTTAATATTTTCGAAGATGCCGAATACCTGACACATCATAAAATTCTTAATACCAAAACACACACACACTCGTTGCGCCACCTAGAATTTCATTTCATTGAACTACGAAAATTTAACAAAACCTTGGAAGATCTTGATAATCTCGTTGATAAATGGATTTATCTTTTAAAAAATGCCTCAACCTTAAACACCATTCCAAAGCAATTTAAAAGCACCGTCGCTTTGAAAGAAGCAATGGAAGTGCTGGAAGAAGGAAACATGTCGCCAGAAGAACTTAGCGCATATGATCATTTTATTGATGCGCGACGAGTGGCAAAAAGTATTAAAAAAACACAAATCCGACATGGTATGAGACAGGGTATAAAGAAAACACAGCGTTCCATAGCGCTCAATTTATTATCACAACTCAGCATTGATCACGTTGCACGTGCTACCGGTTTATCGGTTGATGAAGTTAAAAAAATCAGCGCCTCGCTAGATTCTGTGAAAAAGAAAAAAAACAAAAAAACCTCGCGCTAA